A stretch of the Saccharolobus caldissimus genome encodes the following:
- a CDS encoding DUF1404 family protein has translation MKLTSIVKYMGFSLLIASIIIYVITDPVDRLLSYQGPILSGALLGWYVLISNTPADKFVEINGERISVVALLLRKKAPFLIIVGLALIIPWLLPQIYVISVKMQWFFIFSFLSEFLGGFLIGYIIPALNFTEKLLLYSFGFAGDTLYLLLLYMASNLFNVPSQLVINSVLILVYGIKFPEGVLFAVYILKKIGGI, from the coding sequence ATGAAATTAACGTCGATAGTAAAATACATGGGTTTTTCTTTACTTATTGCATCAATAATAATATATGTAATTACAGACCCTGTTGATAGATTACTTTCGTATCAAGGACCTATTTTATCTGGAGCATTATTAGGATGGTATGTGCTTATTTCAAATACACCTGCTGATAAGTTCGTCGAAATTAACGGTGAGAGAATTTCAGTAGTAGCGTTATTGCTAAGGAAAAAAGCACCGTTTTTAATAATCGTTGGACTAGCCTTAATAATTCCATGGCTCTTGCCTCAAATTTACGTAATATCAGTAAAAATGCAGTGGTTCTTTATCTTCTCTTTCCTTTCAGAATTCTTAGGAGGTTTTTTAATAGGATATATAATACCAGCTTTAAATTTTACTGAAAAATTACTATTATACAGTTTCGGGTTCGCAGGAGATACGTTATATCTGTTATTGTTATATATGGCTTCAAATTTATTTAACGTCCCTTCTCAGCTTGTAATTAATTCCGTCTTAATACTGGTTTACGGAATAAAATTTCCTGAGGGAGTATTATTTGCAGTTTATATACTTAAAAAGATAGGAGGAATTTAA
- the cobA gene encoding uroporphyrinogen-III C-methyltransferase, which yields MKGKVYIVGAGPGDPELITLKGLKVLQEADVIIYDRLIPIELLNYCKPKSEKIYVGKNIGDYVIQDDINKLLVKKALENKTVVRLKGGDPYVLGRGEEECMYVISNGVECEVIPGVTSAIAVPAYAGIPVTSRLYSASGFTVISATQAEDKLIDVDYIPKKGTLIILMGIRKIEELTNLLLKIRDEREPVAVIQNGTTQQQRVAVGILRDLTSIVKENNITSPAIIVVGEVVKLREYLWKFK from the coding sequence ATGAAAGGTAAGGTTTATATAGTAGGTGCAGGACCTGGAGACCCAGAACTTATAACACTAAAGGGATTAAAAGTTTTGCAAGAGGCAGACGTTATAATATATGATAGATTAATTCCCATTGAGTTACTAAATTATTGTAAACCTAAATCGGAGAAAATATATGTAGGGAAAAACATAGGCGATTATGTTATTCAAGATGATATAAATAAATTATTAGTAAAGAAAGCGTTAGAAAATAAGACAGTAGTCCGATTAAAGGGCGGTGACCCTTACGTTTTAGGCAGAGGAGAAGAGGAGTGTATGTATGTTATATCTAATGGAGTTGAATGCGAAGTTATTCCAGGGGTAACCAGTGCGATAGCAGTACCGGCATACGCGGGAATTCCAGTAACTAGTAGGTTATATTCTGCAAGTGGTTTTACAGTAATCTCAGCTACCCAGGCTGAGGACAAATTAATAGATGTTGATTATATACCGAAAAAAGGAACACTTATAATTCTTATGGGTATTAGAAAAATTGAAGAATTAACAAATCTTCTTCTTAAGATAAGAGATGAGAGAGAACCAGTTGCGGTTATACAAAACGGAACTACTCAACAACAAAGAGTAGCAGTAGGCATCTTAAGGGATCTCACTTCAATTGTTAAGGAAAATAATATAACATCACCTGCAATTATTGTAGTTGGCGAAGTGGTTAAATTAAGGGAATACTTATGGAAATTTAAGTGA
- a CDS encoding YHS domain-containing protein yields MKCQVCGQEIEGKPYTYSYKGITYYFCSPMCMVEFKKRPEKYIK; encoded by the coding sequence ATGAAATGCCAAGTTTGTGGACAAGAAATAGAAGGCAAACCTTACACTTATTCTTATAAGGGTATAACATACTATTTTTGTAGCCCAATGTGTATGGTAGAATTTAAAAAGAGACCAGAAAAATATATTAAATAA
- the cutB gene encoding glyceraldehyde dehydrogenase subunit beta, translating into MYPPKIGYVIPDNVKEAVEFLESHDDAKPLAGGHSLIPMLKLRIIRPSYLVEIRRLPELHYIRVEGNVVKIGSMSTHYDIVKANIPLLSETASKIGDPQVRNMGTIGGSISHLDPAADYPAALIALDAKVKIRSSRGERVENFSSFAKDMFTPDLNQGEIVTEIEIPLLKDYKYSYQKLERRAGDFAIVGVAVALKVNGDVIEDARIGLTAVNKTAVRATEAEKILMSGKISEKLIEDAATKAMDYANPTSDIRGSAEYKKKMVKVMTKRAILAALSR; encoded by the coding sequence GTGTACCCACCAAAGATTGGTTACGTAATTCCAGATAATGTGAAAGAGGCTGTAGAATTCTTAGAAAGCCATGACGATGCTAAGCCGTTAGCAGGAGGTCATAGTCTAATTCCTATGTTAAAGCTAAGGATAATTAGACCATCGTATCTAGTTGAAATTAGAAGACTTCCAGAATTACATTATATTAGGGTTGAAGGCAATGTAGTTAAAATAGGCTCGATGTCTACTCATTACGATATAGTTAAGGCAAATATACCATTACTCAGTGAAACAGCGTCCAAAATAGGAGACCCACAAGTAAGGAATATGGGAACAATAGGAGGAAGTATTTCTCATCTAGATCCTGCAGCTGACTATCCGGCGGCATTAATAGCGTTAGATGCTAAAGTTAAAATAAGAAGTAGTAGAGGAGAGAGAGTTGAAAATTTCTCATCATTTGCTAAAGATATGTTTACACCAGATTTAAATCAAGGCGAAATAGTAACTGAGATAGAAATACCACTACTTAAAGACTACAAGTACTCTTATCAAAAACTTGAGAGAAGAGCTGGAGATTTCGCTATTGTAGGAGTAGCAGTAGCACTAAAGGTAAATGGAGATGTAATAGAAGATGCTAGAATAGGATTAACTGCTGTAAATAAAACCGCTGTTAGAGCAACTGAAGCTGAGAAAATATTAATGTCTGGTAAAATATCTGAAAAATTGATAGAAGATGCCGCCACAAAGGCTATGGATTACGCTAATCCAACATCAGACATAAGGGGTTCAGCAGAATATAAAAAGAAGATGGTAAAAGTTATGACTAAGAGGGCAATATTAGCTGCATTAAGTAGGTGA
- the cutC gene encoding glyceraldehyde dehydrogenase subunit gamma, translated as MKVFEKDQKVKIHLKINGQDYETETEPRRLLVHVLRELGFTGVHIGCDTSNCGACTIIMNGRSVKSCTVLAVEADGSEILTVEGLAKDGKLHPIQEAFWEKHALQCGYCTPGMIMEAYWLLKENPNPTEEEIREGISGNLCRCTGYQNIVEAIKVASQKLRMELPKAH; from the coding sequence ATGAAAGTATTTGAAAAAGACCAAAAAGTCAAAATCCATTTAAAGATAAACGGTCAAGATTACGAAACTGAAACCGAACCAAGGAGATTATTAGTGCACGTTCTTAGAGAGTTAGGATTTACTGGAGTACATATAGGTTGTGATACATCAAATTGCGGTGCCTGTACTATCATAATGAATGGAAGAAGTGTAAAATCGTGTACAGTTTTAGCTGTTGAGGCTGATGGCTCAGAAATACTAACAGTAGAGGGATTAGCTAAAGATGGTAAACTACATCCAATACAAGAAGCTTTCTGGGAAAAACATGCCTTACAATGCGGATATTGTACGCCAGGAATGATAATGGAGGCTTATTGGTTATTAAAAGAGAATCCTAATCCGACAGAGGAGGAAATTAGAGAAGGCATATCTGGAAATTTATGCCGATGTACTGGGTATCAGAATATAGTTGAAGCAATCAAGGTGGCATCACAAAAGTTGAGAATGGAACTTCCTAAAGCTCATTAA
- a CDS encoding nucleotidyltransferase family protein has translation MNIGVVILAAGEGKRFGGNKLIAEIDNIPIIVKTIRIYDGLEKVIVVGKYVNELIPLLSDQIVIYNPFWKEGISTSIKLGLRFFKDYDGVLIALGDMPFVLREDVEKILKVFASKKCKAVIPVHKEERGNPVLLARSLFPEIDNLKGDVGARVILNKLNKEELCFVECSEGVLIDIDKKEDLMSFRKFHSQLL, from the coding sequence ATGAATATAGGGGTTGTGATTTTAGCCGCGGGTGAAGGGAAAAGGTTTGGTGGCAATAAGTTAATAGCAGAAATTGATAATATTCCTATAATTGTTAAAACAATAAGAATTTATGATGGTTTAGAAAAAGTTATTGTAGTAGGAAAGTATGTAAATGAACTAATTCCTCTTCTTTCTGATCAGATTGTAATTTATAATCCATTTTGGAAGGAAGGAATTAGTACTTCAATAAAGTTAGGTTTAAGATTTTTTAAAGACTATGATGGAGTTTTAATCGCGTTAGGTGACATGCCATTCGTATTAAGAGAGGATGTGGAGAAAATATTGAAAGTTTTTGCTTCAAAAAAATGTAAAGCTGTAATACCGGTTCATAAGGAGGAACGTGGAAATCCGGTTCTGTTAGCTAGATCATTATTTCCAGAAATTGATAACCTTAAGGGTGACGTTGGAGCCAGAGTTATTTTAAATAAATTAAATAAAGAAGAACTATGTTTCGTGGAGTGTAGCGAAGGTGTTTTAATTGATATTGATAAAAAAGAGGATTTAATGAGCTTTAGGAAGTTCCATTCTCAACTTTTGTGA
- a CDS encoding CoxG family protein, whose translation MKYEGSIEINATRDQILKLLDNPEQVAQCFPGIKSFSKEGDEYKVIGVTGIGFIKGEYKANVRFEKLDENKRKILAKGSGMNSNVDIEALVEALDGKINYSADVRVAGVLASVGARLMGSAIEKIVNDLFSCIKEKVIK comes from the coding sequence ATGAAATATGAAGGTTCAATTGAGATAAACGCCACAAGAGACCAAATACTTAAGTTATTAGATAACCCCGAACAAGTTGCTCAGTGTTTTCCTGGAATAAAAAGTTTCAGCAAAGAAGGTGATGAATACAAGGTTATAGGAGTTACTGGTATAGGTTTCATAAAGGGCGAATATAAGGCAAATGTAAGATTTGAAAAATTAGATGAAAATAAGAGAAAAATTCTGGCAAAAGGCTCTGGAATGAATAGTAATGTAGATATAGAAGCATTAGTTGAGGCTTTAGATGGAAAGATAAACTACTCTGCAGATGTGAGAGTAGCTGGAGTATTGGCATCAGTAGGAGCAAGATTAATGGGTAGTGCTATAGAGAAAATAGTAAACGACTTATTTAGCTGCATTAAGGAAAAGGTGATAAAATGA
- a CDS encoding SRPBCC domain-containing protein — MTITQGEAIVNNVEKAKRFFSDYKNLMNCIPGVKEVNGNNFKAYVKFSFLTIEIKGIVKKHEVNGDNIDTLITINGNKIKWTTNYEVDGPLANSLRKHIDAQANEISRQIIECSISKINQ; from the coding sequence ATGACAATTACACAAGGAGAGGCAATAGTAAATAACGTAGAAAAGGCTAAACGATTTTTTTCAGATTACAAAAATTTGATGAACTGCATTCCCGGAGTAAAGGAGGTAAATGGAAATAATTTTAAGGCATACGTAAAATTTTCCTTCTTAACTATAGAAATTAAGGGGATTGTAAAAAAGCATGAAGTAAATGGGGATAATATTGATACACTAATAACCATTAACGGAAATAAAATAAAATGGACTACTAATTATGAAGTAGACGGTCCATTAGCTAATAGCCTTAGAAAACACATAGATGCTCAAGCTAACGAAATATCTAGGCAAATTATAGAGTGTAGCATTTCCAAAATTAATCAATGA
- a CDS encoding GTPBP1 family GTP-binding protein produces MKLPRENDEGKVEYKLILSGVTPERLQELASQMKYRLEEGNGEAFYVIGVSNDGEVIGLNKNEVEESISTLNKIASLINAKIVYSREVEVKKGKYVVELLVRRYRDNLPIEVNVAVMGHVNAGKSTITGALVLGRLDDGNGSLRTAIARHLHEILSGRTSSITLRLIGFDENGKIVNWQLKDPLDEAEITIRSTKVVRLIDLGGHERYLRTTLKGLLGYEVNYVMLVVGADDGLSTMGKEHLALASVLKFPVFVVITKVDKFPEERVKSIINDIKSILKIPGINRLALEVEDEDDVINSILAIKTKRVVPIFKVSNVTGKGLDLLMNFLNLLPPEAKLIKDKEPPLVYIDEIYNVAGVGTVVLGSVIRGKIAINESLLIGPNKFGEFKEVKVKSIQVNRVFVDSVLPGNIATFAIQGADKESLRKGMVMIKGMPKVVKKFKAKVFILHHPTTIREGYVATLHSYTIRQAVRFEKIQNKILRTGDTSEVILSFLYRPEYVEKGQIFVFREGRTRGVGIVLEPIG; encoded by the coding sequence ATGAAATTACCCCGCGAAAATGATGAAGGAAAGGTAGAATATAAACTTATCCTCTCTGGGGTTACTCCAGAGCGTCTTCAAGAACTAGCTTCTCAAATGAAGTACAGATTAGAAGAAGGAAACGGGGAGGCGTTTTACGTTATTGGAGTAAGTAATGATGGCGAGGTAATAGGGTTAAATAAGAACGAGGTAGAGGAGAGTATATCCACATTAAATAAGATCGCAAGTCTAATAAACGCTAAAATAGTATATTCTAGAGAGGTGGAGGTTAAAAAAGGTAAATATGTAGTAGAACTTTTAGTTAGAAGATATAGGGATAATCTTCCAATTGAAGTTAACGTAGCAGTAATGGGTCACGTGAATGCTGGGAAAAGTACGATTACTGGAGCTCTAGTACTTGGAAGATTAGATGATGGTAATGGTAGCTTAAGAACCGCTATAGCTAGGCACTTACACGAAATCCTATCTGGTAGAACATCCTCAATTACCTTAAGGTTAATTGGTTTTGATGAAAATGGAAAAATAGTAAATTGGCAGCTTAAAGATCCTTTAGATGAGGCAGAAATAACAATTAGAAGTACAAAGGTAGTAAGATTAATTGACTTAGGTGGTCATGAGAGATACCTTAGGACTACTCTTAAAGGTCTATTGGGATATGAAGTCAACTACGTAATGTTAGTAGTTGGAGCAGATGATGGATTGAGCACAATGGGTAAAGAACATTTAGCGTTAGCCTCAGTGCTTAAATTCCCAGTATTTGTAGTTATAACTAAAGTTGATAAATTCCCAGAAGAGAGAGTAAAGTCAATAATAAACGATATAAAAAGTATTTTAAAAATTCCTGGTATTAATAGGTTAGCCTTAGAGGTAGAAGATGAGGATGACGTAATAAACTCAATACTTGCGATAAAAACTAAGAGAGTAGTTCCAATATTTAAAGTGTCTAACGTTACTGGTAAGGGATTAGATTTACTTATGAATTTTCTTAACCTATTGCCTCCAGAGGCTAAACTAATTAAAGATAAGGAACCTCCACTTGTTTACATTGATGAAATATATAATGTGGCTGGAGTTGGAACAGTAGTATTAGGTTCTGTAATAAGAGGTAAAATTGCTATAAATGAATCGTTATTGATAGGACCTAATAAATTTGGAGAGTTTAAGGAGGTTAAAGTAAAAAGCATTCAGGTTAATAGGGTTTTCGTGGATTCTGTATTACCGGGCAATATTGCAACTTTCGCTATACAAGGTGCTGATAAGGAGAGTCTTAGGAAAGGTATGGTAATGATAAAAGGAATGCCTAAAGTTGTTAAGAAATTTAAGGCTAAGGTCTTCATTCTTCATCACCCTACTACGATTAGAGAAGGCTATGTAGCGACTTTACATTCGTATACTATACGTCAAGCAGTTCGTTTTGAAAAGATTCAAAATAAAATACTGAGGACTGGAGATACAAGCGAGGTTATATTATCTTTTTTATATAGACCAGAATATGTAGAGAAAGGACAAATTTTCGTATTTAGAGAAGGTAGGACTAGAGGAGTTGGTATTGTATTAGAACCTATTGGCTAG
- a CDS encoding ZPR1 zinc finger domain-containing protein: protein MIEEPKIIFEETLVCPVCKKNSLKARDYLYETPNTGKLVLSNWVCEECGYRFRDVKPYETYEPKIIELKVEDVEDLNTIVYRSAFAKITIPELEIEVDPAGASQGYITTVEGILEIILDEIGDYCDENCLNKINLAMNGEMKFSLIIEDESGLSFIKSEKAKVKPLIQNIQS, encoded by the coding sequence TTGATTGAAGAACCTAAAATAATATTTGAAGAAACGTTAGTATGCCCAGTTTGTAAAAAAAACTCATTAAAGGCTAGAGATTATTTATACGAAACACCTAACACGGGAAAATTAGTATTATCAAATTGGGTTTGTGAGGAATGCGGTTATAGGTTTAGAGATGTAAAACCTTATGAGACTTACGAACCTAAGATAATTGAATTAAAAGTAGAAGATGTAGAAGATTTGAATACAATTGTATATAGATCTGCATTCGCAAAAATTACAATACCAGAGTTAGAGATAGAAGTGGATCCCGCTGGGGCATCTCAAGGTTATATTACTACTGTGGAAGGTATACTTGAAATTATATTAGATGAGATTGGAGACTATTGCGACGAAAATTGTCTAAATAAGATAAACTTAGCAATGAATGGGGAAATGAAATTTTCACTAATAATAGAAGATGAATCTGGATTAAGCTTTATAAAATCAGAAAAAGCAAAAGTAAAACCTTTAATACAGAATATTCAAAGTTAA
- the hsp20 gene encoding archaeal heat shock protein Hsp20 gives MPKKERDIFDLMDEWIREIEEEFERMEREFMRSFREIRESGSGEIRQFGPYVYGFRVTVGPDGVPKIEEFGNVRRIKGKPMISEEREPLVDVIEKEKEIKVVAEVPGVNKDNIKVRVVNGNKLIISAKSEDRQYYKEIDLPAEVDEKSAKATYKNGVLEVTLQKKGGISEQGTEIKVE, from the coding sequence ATGCCCAAGAAAGAAAGAGATATTTTTGATTTAATGGACGAATGGATAAGAGAGATAGAGGAGGAATTTGAGAGAATGGAAAGAGAGTTTATGAGAAGTTTTAGGGAAATTAGAGAAAGTGGAAGTGGCGAAATAAGGCAATTTGGCCCTTACGTTTATGGTTTCAGGGTTACGGTAGGACCGGATGGAGTTCCTAAGATTGAAGAATTCGGTAATGTTAGAAGGATTAAAGGAAAACCAATGATATCTGAAGAACGCGAACCACTTGTAGATGTAATTGAAAAAGAAAAGGAAATTAAGGTGGTTGCTGAAGTGCCAGGAGTTAATAAGGATAATATTAAAGTAAGAGTAGTAAATGGAAATAAATTAATTATCTCAGCCAAATCAGAGGATAGGCAATACTATAAGGAAATAGACCTTCCCGCAGAAGTTGATGAGAAGTCTGCCAAAGCAACATATAAGAATGGAGTTTTAGAAGTCACTTTACAAAAGAAGGGAGGCATCTCTGAGCAAGGGACAGAAATTAAAGTAGAATAA
- the mce gene encoding methylmalonyl-CoA epimerase yields the protein METEHIDHIGIAVENINEAIKFYQEKFGMKLLHYEVLNDRGIKVAFLVGKNNEQTAIELIEPIDHEDMSNTVSKFLKNKGPGLHHLAIRVENINKALEELSSKGLQLIDKQPRPGARGHLVAFIHPKSVMGVLLELVQSKE from the coding sequence ATGGAAACAGAACACATAGATCACATAGGAATTGCAGTAGAAAATATTAACGAGGCAATAAAATTTTATCAAGAAAAGTTTGGTATGAAATTATTGCATTATGAAGTTTTAAATGACAGAGGAATAAAGGTAGCTTTTCTTGTAGGTAAGAACAATGAACAGACTGCAATAGAGCTGATAGAGCCAATTGATCATGAAGATATGAGTAATACGGTAAGTAAATTTCTAAAAAACAAGGGCCCTGGATTACATCATCTTGCAATAAGAGTAGAGAATATAAATAAGGCATTAGAAGAATTGTCTTCAAAAGGCCTTCAATTAATTGATAAGCAACCCAGACCTGGAGCCAGAGGGCATTTAGTTGCATTTATTCATCCTAAAAGTGTTATGGGGGTCCTACTAGAATTGGTACAATCTAAAGAGTGA
- a CDS encoding acyl-CoA mutase large subunit family protein — MDIEDKVKEWEEKVYKSWISKRAERKKNFTTFSGIQVKPVYTPLDVKGDYMEKLGLPGEYPFTRGIYPNMYRGRIWTIRQYAGYGSAEETNIRFRKLLSAGQTGLSMAFDLPTQLGLDPDNELAYTEVGVVGVSMFHWKEMDIVMSEIPLDKVSTSMTINATAMELLSMLISTAESRGLDRSILDGTVQNDILKEYIARKNFIYPPQPSMRYAIDIIEYSAKHLPKWHPISISGYHIREAGADAVLEIAFTLADGIEYVRKTLERGIPVDEFAPHLSFFFAAYTNIFEEVAKFRAARRMWAKIMKEWFNAKKPESLMLRFHTQTGGAELTAQQPEINIIRTTLQALAAVLGGTQSLHVNSYDEALALPTEKAAKIAIRVQQIIAYESGVADVADPLGGSYYIEWLTDEIEERAWKVIDQIEKMGGMIKAIENGFPQAQIAESAYRIQKRIEEGDLAKVGVNMFYEPDWIGTTEVFRVNPEIRERVILRLNKYRKERDNIKVRDSLDKLRKAAEKDNENLFPFMIDAIKSGATVGETSGILREVWGEYKEPSIF; from the coding sequence ATGGACATAGAAGATAAGGTTAAAGAATGGGAAGAGAAAGTCTATAAAAGTTGGATAAGTAAGAGGGCCGAAAGAAAGAAGAATTTTACAACGTTCTCTGGAATACAGGTAAAACCGGTTTACACACCGTTAGATGTTAAAGGAGATTATATGGAGAAGTTGGGTTTACCCGGTGAATATCCATTTACTAGGGGAATTTATCCAAACATGTATAGAGGAAGAATCTGGACGATAAGACAATATGCAGGTTATGGTTCGGCAGAAGAGACTAATATTAGATTTAGAAAACTACTAAGTGCTGGACAAACGGGTTTAAGTATGGCTTTTGACCTTCCAACACAATTAGGGCTAGACCCAGATAATGAGTTAGCGTATACTGAGGTTGGAGTTGTAGGAGTCTCAATGTTCCATTGGAAGGAGATGGACATAGTAATGTCTGAAATACCATTAGATAAGGTTAGTACGTCGATGACAATTAACGCTACTGCAATGGAGTTATTATCTATGCTTATTTCAACTGCAGAAAGTAGAGGTCTCGATAGATCTATCTTAGATGGTACAGTACAAAATGACATTTTAAAGGAGTATATTGCCAGAAAGAATTTCATATATCCGCCGCAACCCTCTATGAGATATGCAATTGATATAATAGAATATTCCGCCAAGCATCTGCCTAAATGGCATCCAATAAGTATAAGCGGGTATCACATAAGAGAAGCAGGAGCGGATGCAGTACTAGAAATAGCGTTTACCTTAGCCGACGGGATAGAGTATGTTAGAAAAACTTTAGAAAGGGGAATACCAGTAGATGAGTTTGCGCCCCACCTATCCTTCTTCTTTGCTGCGTATACAAATATCTTTGAGGAGGTCGCTAAGTTTAGAGCTGCAAGAAGGATGTGGGCTAAAATTATGAAAGAGTGGTTTAACGCTAAGAAACCAGAGTCCTTAATGTTGCGTTTTCATACTCAAACTGGAGGTGCAGAACTCACGGCACAACAACCTGAAATAAATATAATAAGAACTACACTACAAGCATTAGCCGCAGTATTAGGTGGAACGCAGAGTTTACACGTTAACTCATATGATGAAGCCCTTGCTTTACCTACCGAAAAAGCTGCGAAAATAGCCATAAGAGTACAACAAATAATAGCTTACGAGAGTGGTGTAGCTGACGTAGCTGACCCTCTTGGAGGATCATATTATATAGAGTGGTTAACAGATGAAATTGAAGAAAGAGCGTGGAAAGTAATAGATCAAATAGAGAAGATGGGTGGAATGATAAAAGCCATAGAGAACGGTTTCCCTCAAGCCCAAATAGCTGAAAGCGCTTATAGAATACAGAAAAGAATTGAAGAAGGTGACCTAGCTAAAGTAGGCGTTAACATGTTTTATGAACCAGATTGGATTGGAACTACTGAAGTCTTCAGAGTTAACCCAGAAATTAGAGAAAGGGTGATATTAAGGCTAAACAAATATAGAAAAGAAAGGGATAATATAAAAGTAAGGGACAGCTTAGATAAACTCAGAAAGGCAGCTGAGAAAGATAACGAGAACCTATTTCCGTTTATGATAGATGCTATTAAATCTGGAGCCACAGTAGGTGAAACTAGTGGTATATTACGCGAAGTTTGGGGTGAATACAAAGAACCTTCTATCTTCTAA
- a CDS encoding phosphoribosyltransferase translates to MVEYYVPSWEEIEDAIFYIGESLVKNNYIPDVIIAILTGGMIPAKLLSDLLDIKVIRYIDIKFYRSVGKTESKPVIRSVYTDSLEGKKVLIVDDVADTGETLEAVSNVITMFSPLKVMTATLYLKPWSKRIPDFYYKQIDKWIIFPWDKWDVVREYKDAPVDKKERFFNLYREVLKLRR, encoded by the coding sequence ATGGTTGAATATTACGTCCCATCATGGGAAGAGATTGAAGACGCTATATTTTACATAGGGGAAAGTCTAGTCAAGAATAACTATATCCCAGATGTGATAATAGCCATATTAACTGGAGGGATGATCCCAGCTAAGTTATTATCTGATCTTCTTGACATTAAAGTAATTAGGTATATAGATATAAAATTCTACAGAAGCGTAGGGAAGACTGAAAGTAAACCAGTAATAAGATCAGTGTACACGGATTCGTTAGAAGGTAAGAAAGTTCTTATTGTAGATGATGTTGCAGATACCGGAGAGACCTTAGAGGCGGTTAGCAATGTAATAACAATGTTCAGCCCGTTAAAGGTTATGACGGCAACCTTATATCTTAAACCGTGGTCTAAGAGAATCCCAGATTTTTATTATAAACAAATAGATAAATGGATAATTTTTCCATGGGATAAATGGGATGTGGTAAGAGAGTATAAAGACGCACCTGTTGATAAAAAGGAAAGATTTTTCAATTTATATAGAGAGGTTCTAAAACTTAGAAGATAG